GTGAAAGTCCAGCTGCCTTGACGACCTTGAAGCAGGAGCCAAGGAGGTTCGGAGAAGCTAATATGTGGCACCAGCACTGTGAGTGTCCTGGTCTGCACTGGCCATGGCCATCTGGCCCTCAGGCTCGCGTCTCCACCCTATGTAGGGGTCTGTCTTGCTTACTTCACGAGTGGCTTCAACACAGCTGCTGTGGACCATGAAGCCGATGGAAGCACCAACAACGGCATCTTCCAGATCAACAGCCGGATGTGGTGCAAAACTCTCAGCGCAGATGTCCCCAACCGGTGCCAGATGTACTGTTCTGGTAGGGCTGGACCTGAGcctggggctgcctggggccAGACCTCTGCACCCACCTTGGCTTCTTTCCCGGTGTGGTTTACTCCCCTTGCCTTTATTTCTGAGTGGGCATCTCCCCATGACGTTCTGGGCCTCCCAAGGATGATGAGCATGGGTCCTCTATGAATCTGCTTTGGGGTCCCAGATAAGACACTGTTCTGAGAGATATAGGAATGTGGGGAGCGGAGTGATAGAGTGTTGTCTGTGCTTCCAGAGGGATTGAGAGACAGGATTGTGtttggtgtgggtgtgtgtgtgtgtgtgtgtgtgtgtgtgtgtgtaagagagagagaaacagactgtgGAAGTCAGCTCGGTCCCCTGTTCCCTCACCATGTTTCTCTGCCTTCCACCCCAGACTTGCTGAATCCTAACCTTAAGGATACTGTCATCTGTGCCATGAAGATAGCTCAACAGCCCCAGGGGCTGGCCAGTTGGTGAGTGACTTGGTCTGGAACTCCGCAGGATGATGTGGCCAGGTCTTGTGGACAGCAAGAGGGAAGTGACTTTCCTGAGTGTTCACTTTGTCTCGGCCACCGTCCCCTGGCTTCACAATCTACTCGGTGCAAACCTTTCGGCCACAGGGATAGCTATTTATGGACAACACACTGAGTGTCAGGTGAACAGTTCACTGCAGCTCATAAAGCCATGCCTGGCTCTTCCAAGATGTGCCTATGTTAGGATGCCTACCTACAGGTCTGCCAGACCTGGGTCTCGCCaactttgtctgtctgtctgtctggttAACTGTGGCTTCTTCAACTAAACTAACATTGAGAAAAGCCCAAGAGATACACAGATCAAAGAAGCGATTCCTTGCTTGAGGCATGGGTGGGTGCCCCGGAGCCTCACCCTGTCAGCCTtctcttttcctgcctctttctcACAAGATGGCCTTTGAAGCAGCCATCCTCATAGGCAAGGGAGTTGGATGAGCATCTATCTCATAGGGGCACTGGAATAGATCTTTGGTTTGCAGAGGGGTGTCTGAGAAAGTGGCCCTACAGCCTCCTCCAATGGGGGGGTCTCACTGCTTAGTCTCCAACCTCccttttctcacatttctggatgAGAGAACAGCAGGGGCAGAATGTCGGGAGGGCAAAATACCCTAGGTGGCTGCAGCTCCGGGACTATAGACAGATGTGACTGTCACAAGCCTGGTAAAGCAATCTGGGAGGCAGTGACTGTCAGcccaggaaaggagagagactaGAGGTAGGGGGATGGTGGGAAAGCCTTTGCAGGAGTCCAGGTGAGAGATTCAGGGTCTGCACTAGGACAGTTGCAGGGTTGATGGACAGGAGAGGGGTCGGCTAAGGGGGCTGTGGAGGGGGAACAGGACAGGTGATATGTGGCAGCGAGGGAGAGGTAGAAATGACTGTGAATATAGAGAGATTTAGGATGTGCCTTGGAGATAGCCACAGCTTTGGAGATGGGCTGGCGTAAGAACAGCTGACATTCTAGGGCCAGGATCTGGAATGGGGCTGGGTCAGCAGGACATAGTGCACAGCTGTAAGGTCAGGAAGGGTAAATATAGGCTCGGCAGGAGTCTAAGGGGTTGAGGCCTTGGATACCCCACCCTGGGACGGAAGAAATGAGTCCTTTGGGGTTAAATGAAAAACAGCTCTCTTTTGTGCACTGGGAATGAATTCATGTCAGGTATCACCCCTGAATTGTGGCTGAGGCTAATAACAGGCCGTGGTCCCAGAAAGTAGAAAGGGCactgtttatttctttcatctgcaCACATTGAGagtctgtgccaggctctgtgctgggtgctgggctaCAGAGAGGCTGAGATCCAAGTCTTTGCCCTCAAGGGTCTCACAGTCAAATGGAAGAGACAAACAAGGCAGTTGACCACATTTTGCTGGTGGATCTATAGAGGTTCCTCAGGGTCATTGGGCTCTTTGACATTGACATCATGGAGTTACCAAAGTTTGGTACCCCTAACAACTTAGGACTGCAGGACCTCAGGGTCAGTTTATCTTCCTTCCTCAAGTTGCTGATGTGATGCAGGATCAAGGTAATGGTCAACTGAAAGACCAGAATTGGTAGCCAAAGAGAAGTGGCTGTGGCTATATCTCTGTCATTTCCTAGTTATGGATCTTGGGCAAGTAATTTTGCATCTGAGGCTCAGTATTTGATTTGGAATATAGGGAACATGACATCTGCCTAATCTACATTGTAGGGTtgctgagggtggggtggggtggggtgcaggtAAATGAATGATGGGTGGAACAGTGGTATGTAGACTGTAAAGTGCTGTCCACTCGTAAGGTGGCATCACAGTCAGCAGAAGGAGCATGATGTAGGAAAAGAGCACTAGGAGTCCAGGGCTTTGCCATTGCTTTTTGGGTGAATTTGAACAAATTGCCATGTATCTCTATTGATAAAATAAGGAGCCTAGATAGATGACTTTTTAAGggccattttctttcctttttactccTTCTTTGCTAGCTAATGGGGTTTACTTGTCCCTTTTTCCCTCGATAGCCCCTTTCCTTACCTCACTTCTGGTTTAGAGCCCACGCCTCCTTCCTGTTCTTCTCTGAGCAGGGACTGAAGGCCGCGGCTGACttggtctctcctcttccccGTCCTCCATCCTCAGGGAGGCCTGGAGGCGTCACTGCCAGGGCAAGGACCTCAGAGACTGGGTGGATGGCTGTGA
The genomic region above belongs to Suricata suricatta isolate VVHF042 chromosome 17, meerkat_22Aug2017_6uvM2_HiC, whole genome shotgun sequence and contains:
- the SPACA3 gene encoding sperm acrosome membrane-associated protein 3, whose translation is MTRAVELLAISKPSCEPAWWKLCMEARSWAPRRQQCLPGIMLLVFFSLLSCLFTSSQAKVYSRCELARTLQDFGMEGYRGYSMADWVCLAYFTSGFNTAAVDHEADGSTNNGIFQINSRMWCKTLSADVPNRCQMYCSDLLNPNLKDTVICAMKIAQQPQGLASWEAWRRHCQGKDLRDWVDGCDL